The Halostella litorea region GGGCGTCGCGAGGCTCGCCATCCCGTTGCCGCAGTCGACGGCGACCGACAGCCCGTCGAGGGGACGCTCGCCCTCGCCGAGGGTCGTCCGGGCGTAGTCCGCGACCGCGTCCCGGTAGGCGTCCAGCACGTCGAGGCGCTCGCCGTCGCCCCACTCGGCCCAGTCGACGGGCGCTCCGGCCGCTTCGACGCGCTCCTCGACGGTCCGCTCGGCGTCGCGGTCGTACTCGACGCCGTCGACGAACAGCTTCAGCCCGTTGTCCTGCGGCGGGTTGTGGCTCGCCGTGACCATCACACCGCGCCGGCCCTGCGAGGCGAAGGCGAGGGCCGGCGTCGGCACCTGTCCCACCCGGCGCACGTCCGCGCCGGCGCTTTCCAGCCCCGCCTCGACCGCGGCGGCGAGCGCCGGGCCGGTGACGCGGCCGTCGCGGCCGACGACGAACGTCTCGCCGTCCGCGCCCGCCGCCCGCCCGACCGCGAGCGCGAGCTCCGGCGTCACGTCGTCGCGGACGGGACCGCGGATCCCAGCGGTTCCGAACAGTGTCATAGACGGCGGGTTCCCCCGCGGCGAACAAGTCATTGTCGGTCGGTCCACGTCGATGGGCCGACCGGCGACGCGACCGCCACTCCCCGCGCGCTCGAAGCCGCTATCACCTCAATTTATCCGGGAGTGGTGAGAAAGGGGCAACCACGCCGCCCGGTCGCAGGATCCGCCATGTACTCTCTCGACATCGACTTTCCCACAGACGCGATCGCCGGCGGAACGAACCTGCTGGTCGTCGGACCGTCGATGAGCGGGAAGCGCGGCCTCGTCCTCGACGTGCTCGCGGACGGGTACGCCGACGACGACGGGGTGGTCGTGGTCACGACCCAGAACGGCCCGGACGAGGTCCACGACGGGATCACCGACCGGCTCGACGTCGACTCCGTCAGCGGGCTGGGCGTGGTCGACTGCACCGGGCAGGAGGGGCCGGCCTCCGGCGACGACCGCATCCGCCGCGTCTCGTCGCCGCGGGACCTCACCGGCATCGGGATGGAGAGCTCGGACCTGATCGACATGTTCACCGACCGGGGCTACCGGCCCCGGACCGCGTTCGACTCCCTGTCGCAACTGCTGATGTACGCCGACGTGAAGACGGTGTTTCGCTTCCTCCACATCTTCACCGGGCGCATCGGCGCGGCCGACGCGCTCGGCCTGTACACGCTCGACAGCGAGGCCCACG contains the following coding sequences:
- a CDS encoding RAD55 family ATPase; the protein is MYSLDIDFPTDAIAGGTNLLVVGPSMSGKRGLVLDVLADGYADDDGVVVVTTQNGPDEVHDGITDRLDVDSVSGLGVVDCTGQEGPASGDDRIRRVSSPRDLTGIGMESSDLIDMFTDRGYRPRTAFDSLSQLLMYADVKTVFRFLHIFTGRIGAADALGLYTLDSEAHDEQTAHTIRQLFDGMIQTKVDDDGRAFRVRGLPGADDGWTRF